In the Chloroflexota bacterium genome, one interval contains:
- a CDS encoding caspase family protein codes for MPKRLLVVAIGVSVYANPAIPPLPTCRDDAQVFLNALRPLSTQPLLERVLFDDQATKANIQATLEWLAGEVAADDLAIVYYSGHGASFDDDNGDESDGKEEFLCPYECGMEQGVGSFVRDDELRVWLTPIREKAPLLVVLDACHSGTGAMAPAGLIAKELPAGLVKQIIGNATIPAGTGGDPIPANQVLLAGCQDSEQSYILPGEPNSLFTAKLVEQIAAGQTTDIQSLFEATYNAVLDASDLAGIQQTPKISNGLSAPLALRSA; via the coding sequence ATGCCAAAGCGTTTGTTGGTCGTGGCGATTGGAGTCAGTGTCTATGCCAATCCGGCGATTCCACCGTTGCCAACTTGTCGTGATGATGCCCAAGTTTTTTTAAATGCGCTACGACCCTTGAGCACCCAGCCCTTGCTTGAGCGAGTTTTGTTTGATGATCAAGCGACCAAAGCCAATATTCAGGCGACGTTGGAATGGTTGGCAGGCGAAGTCGCCGCTGATGATCTAGCGATTGTCTATTATTCAGGCCATGGAGCCAGCTTCGATGACGATAATGGCGATGAAAGCGATGGCAAAGAGGAGTTTTTGTGTCCATATGAATGCGGTATGGAGCAAGGGGTAGGCAGTTTTGTGCGCGATGATGAATTACGAGTTTGGCTGACTCCAATCCGTGAAAAAGCTCCGTTGTTGGTGGTGCTCGACGCTTGCCATAGTGGTACAGGTGCGATGGCTCCGGCAGGCTTGATCGCCAAAGAATTACCCGCAGGCTTGGTTAAGCAAATTATTGGCAATGCCACAATTCCGGCTGGCACTGGTGGCGATCCAATTCCGGCCAATCAAGTGCTTTTGGCTGGCTGCCAAGATAGCGAACAATCCTACATTCTGCCTGGCGAGCCAAACTCGTTGTTCACGGCCAAGTTGGTTGAGCAAATCGCCGCTGGCCAAACTACTGATATTCAAAGCCTATTTGAGGCAACCTACAATGCCGTGCTTGACGCTAGTGATTTGGCGGGCATTCAGCAAACCCCGAAGATTAGCAATGGCTTGAGTGCGCCGCTTGCGCTACGATCAGCCTAA
- the asd gene encoding aspartate-semialdehyde dehydrogenase has product MKKIPVGVLGATGMVGQRFLSLLIDHPYFEVTVVAASERSAGKTLAEAGRWMIGGEMPSQFAKMTVQPVDQVGDVGLVFSALPSDAAGPTEIAWAKSGALVFSNAGAHRRDPLVPLLVPEVNPDHVNLLELQRQQYGWSGGILTNPNCTTTHAVLPMRALHDAFGITKVLLVSMQALSGAGYPGVPSLDIIDNVVPLIKGEEEKVEWEPRKLLGTLGAQGVEEAQITISAHCNRVAVIDGHTECLSLAFERPPVDEAELIAVLREFKAEPQALNLPSAPTHPILVTELADGPQPRRDRDAERGMATTVGRVRRCPILDYKLVLLGHNTLRGAAGGSLLNAELMVAKGLIKA; this is encoded by the coding sequence ATGAAGAAGATTCCTGTTGGTGTGCTAGGCGCAACAGGGATGGTTGGACAACGCTTTTTGAGTTTGTTGATCGATCACCCCTATTTTGAAGTAACGGTAGTTGCCGCTTCGGAGCGTTCGGCTGGTAAGACCTTGGCCGAAGCTGGCCGCTGGATGATCGGCGGCGAAATGCCTAGCCAATTTGCCAAGATGACCGTCCAGCCAGTTGATCAGGTTGGCGATGTTGGCTTAGTATTCAGTGCCTTGCCCAGTGATGCTGCTGGCCCGACCGAAATTGCTTGGGCCAAATCAGGCGCGTTGGTTTTTTCGAATGCTGGCGCACATCGCCGCGATCCACTTGTGCCGCTGTTAGTGCCCGAAGTCAACCCTGACCATGTTAATTTGTTGGAATTGCAACGCCAACAGTATGGCTGGAGTGGCGGCATTTTGACCAACCCCAACTGCACAACCACCCATGCAGTTTTGCCAATGCGAGCTTTGCACGATGCTTTTGGCATTACCAAAGTATTGCTGGTCAGTATGCAAGCCCTCTCTGGCGCAGGCTATCCAGGTGTGCCAAGCCTCGATATTATTGATAATGTTGTGCCGTTGATCAAAGGTGAAGAAGAAAAAGTTGAGTGGGAGCCACGCAAGCTTTTGGGCACGCTTGGCGCTCAGGGCGTGGAAGAAGCTCAAATCACGATTAGCGCTCATTGTAATCGGGTGGCGGTTATCGATGGGCATACCGAATGTTTATCATTGGCATTCGAGCGCCCGCCCGTCGATGAAGCTGAATTGATCGCGGTCTTGCGTGAGTTTAAGGCTGAGCCGCAAGCGCTCAATTTGCCCAGTGCGCCAACCCACCCAATTTTGGTAACTGAATTGGCCGATGGCCCGCAGCCACGCCGTGATCGCGATGCCGAACGTGGCATGGCTACGACCGTTGGGCGCGTTCGCCGTTGCCCAATTCTTGATTACAAATTAGTGTTGTTGGGGCACAACACCTTGCGCGGAGCCGCTGGGGGTTCGTTGCTCAACGCCGAATTAATGGTTGCCAAAGGCTTGATCAAGGCCTAA
- a CDS encoding STAS domain-containing protein, giving the protein MVMRLQAWLQRLPQQHVVERRQAMLLQHMVLTLILVSAIGVITAPITSGSSNQMLLAAVCYGVMGLSSLLVLWRIRFNALQQAILILLSNFLIQLLISFWAIGVYTQAVGFTLVSFSMPIVLAGLLSNRRVVLAMTSLSLTIFLLIGLAESRGLAGKLLLPINLQAIVGTFTLLTILQAVIVDRFGSNLRHTLHEALERDAKLNQLRDSLETTVNERTTSLSQALAELEQRELDLQHTLTTLQHSKQIFTQLSTPVLPILPRILVIPLVGEVSGERAEAFAENIFNAIEYNKAHTIILDVTGVTTIDTFIGKALLHIAGTVRFLEVRTILVGLRPEVAETLIALHINFPAIQTFANLEQAVLSLINQRLELN; this is encoded by the coding sequence ATGGTTATGCGCTTGCAAGCCTGGCTTCAACGTTTGCCCCAACAACATGTGGTCGAACGTCGCCAAGCAATGTTGCTACAGCATATGGTACTCACGCTAATCCTAGTTTCGGCGATTGGAGTTATTACCGCACCGATCACTAGCGGCTCCTCGAACCAAATGCTGTTGGCGGCTGTGTGCTATGGCGTGATGGGCTTGAGTTCGTTATTAGTGCTATGGCGAATCCGCTTTAATGCATTGCAACAAGCAATTTTAATTTTACTCAGCAACTTTTTGATTCAATTGCTGATTTCATTTTGGGCAATTGGCGTATATACCCAAGCGGTTGGTTTTACGCTGGTTTCATTTTCGATGCCAATTGTGTTGGCTGGTTTGTTGAGCAATCGGCGAGTCGTTTTAGCCATGACCAGCCTATCGCTGACGATTTTTCTGCTAATTGGATTGGCTGAATCGCGTGGCTTAGCAGGTAAATTGTTGTTGCCAATTAATCTCCAAGCAATCGTTGGTACATTTACCTTGCTCACAATTCTTCAGGCGGTGATTGTTGATCGTTTTGGTAGCAACCTACGCCACACCTTACACGAAGCTTTAGAGCGCGATGCCAAACTGAATCAATTACGCGATTCGCTTGAAACCACCGTCAACGAACGAACCACTAGCCTGAGCCAAGCGCTAGCCGAGCTTGAACAACGCGAACTTGATTTACAACACACCTTAACGACTCTGCAACATAGCAAACAGATTTTTACCCAGCTTAGCACGCCAGTCTTGCCAATTTTGCCGCGAATTTTGGTTATTCCCTTGGTTGGCGAGGTTTCGGGCGAGCGGGCTGAAGCGTTTGCCGAGAATATTTTCAACGCGATTGAGTACAACAAAGCTCATACGATCATTCTTGATGTAACGGGCGTAACCACCATCGACACCTTTATCGGCAAGGCTTTGCTACATATCGCTGGAACTGTGCGGTTTCTTGAGGTTCGCACTATTTTGGTCGGTTTACGGCCCGAAGTTGCCGAAACGCTGATCGCACTTCACATCAATTTTCCAGCGATTCAGACCTTTGCCAATCTTGAACAAGCAGTCTTATCGCTGATTAATCAACGACTTGAATTGAACTAG
- the recA gene encoding recombinase RecA: protein MAISPEKEKALAAALSQIDRQFGKGAIMRMSDQRLSIEAIPTGSIALDLALGVGGIPRGRVIEIYGPESSGKTTLTQHIVAETQKMGGVAAFIDAEHAFDPVYAANCGVNVEDLLVSQPDTGEQALEICETLVRSGAIDVIVVDSVAALVPRAEIEGDMGDSHVGLQARLMSQALRKLSGAVSKSRTALIFINQLRMKIGVMFGNPETTTGGNALKFYASVRLDIRKVESIKQGQDVTGARARVKVVKNKVAPPFRQAEFDIMYNEGISREGNIVDVGVTMEILRKSGAWFYLGDDRLGQGRENAKQFLKDNPALADEIEKMIRAASPGAPTAKVIVGAAAANGAAPADDGDGIFDDE, encoded by the coding sequence ATGGCAATTTCACCCGAAAAAGAAAAGGCTCTAGCCGCCGCCCTCAGTCAGATTGATCGCCAATTTGGTAAAGGCGCAATTATGCGTATGAGCGATCAACGCTTATCGATCGAAGCAATTCCAACTGGCTCAATTGCGCTCGATTTGGCGCTTGGGGTTGGCGGGATTCCACGGGGTCGGGTGATTGAAATTTATGGTCCAGAAAGCTCAGGGAAAACCACCCTTACCCAACATATTGTGGCCGAAACCCAAAAAATGGGTGGGGTTGCCGCTTTTATCGATGCTGAACATGCTTTTGATCCGGTTTATGCCGCCAATTGTGGTGTTAATGTTGAAGACTTGTTGGTCTCACAACCTGACACTGGCGAGCAAGCGCTCGAAATTTGCGAAACGTTGGTGCGCTCAGGCGCAATCGATGTGATTGTGGTTGACTCGGTAGCTGCGCTTGTACCACGCGCCGAAATTGAAGGCGACATGGGCGATTCACACGTTGGTTTGCAAGCCCGTTTGATGTCGCAAGCCTTGCGCAAGCTCTCAGGTGCTGTCTCCAAATCACGCACAGCTTTGATTTTTATCAACCAATTGCGCATGAAAATCGGCGTGATGTTTGGTAATCCTGAAACCACCACAGGTGGCAATGCGCTCAAATTCTATGCCTCGGTGCGTTTAGATATTCGCAAAGTTGAAAGTATCAAGCAAGGTCAAGATGTGACTGGCGCTCGCGCACGGGTCAAAGTTGTTAAAAATAAAGTTGCACCACCTTTCCGCCAAGCTGAATTCGATATTATGTATAACGAAGGCATCTCGCGCGAAGGCAATATTGTTGACGTTGGCGTGACCATGGAAATTCTGCGCAAGAGCGGGGCTTGGTTCTACCTTGGCGATGATCGCTTGGGTCAAGGTCGCGAAAATGCCAAACAATTCCTCAAGGATAATCCAGCTTTAGCCGATGAAATCGAAAAGATGATTCGGGCTGCTTCACCGGGTGCGCCTACCGCCAAGGTCATTGTTGGGGCGGCGGCTGCCAACGGTGCTGCGCCTGCCGATGATGGCGATGGGATTTTCGACGACGAATAG
- a CDS encoding WHG domain-containing protein yields MAYPAQTDYPTIIRTAQRLIERDGVEQLALASLANELGIKAPSLYRYVANKNALLKGVVTVTIQQLFAAYDQALANSPNDAQSQLLAISHGHRQFAHAQPKNYALALTAASPEQRADPALLVEMVLPIQAIMAQISGQEHSLAALRGLLGLIHGFVLLELNQQLQRGGDLSSAFDLAVRSYLAGLTTLAAA; encoded by the coding sequence ATGGCCTACCCAGCCCAAACCGATTATCCAACAATTATTCGCACGGCCCAACGTTTGATTGAACGCGATGGAGTTGAGCAATTGGCCTTAGCCAGCCTTGCCAACGAACTGGGCATCAAAGCTCCGTCGTTATATCGCTATGTAGCCAATAAAAATGCCTTGCTCAAAGGCGTGGTAACAGTCACAATTCAACAATTGTTTGCGGCGTATGATCAAGCTTTGGCTAACAGCCCGAACGATGCGCAAAGCCAGTTGTTGGCAATTAGCCATGGGCATCGCCAATTTGCCCATGCACAGCCCAAAAATTATGCTTTAGCCCTGACCGCTGCTAGCCCCGAACAACGGGCTGATCCTGCGCTGTTGGTCGAAATGGTATTGCCAATCCAGGCAATCATGGCCCAAATTAGCGGTCAAGAGCATTCACTGGCAGCTTTGCGCGGCTTGTTGGGTCTGATTCATGGCTTTGTGCTGCTCGAACTCAATCAACAACTCCAGCGTGGCGGCGATTTAAGCAGCGCCTTCGATTTGGCAGTGCGCAGCTATTTGGCTGGCCTAACCACCTTGGCAGCGGCTTAA
- a CDS encoding DUF4260 domain-containing protein: MANSSLVKRLLHAEGLGLLLIAVLGYAWQGFSWWQFALALFAPDLVMLGYLWGPKVGSICYNFGHITLWPLSFLALGVLNNWQLGLQVGLIWLAHIGLDRMLGYGLKYPTQFKDTHLGRV; the protein is encoded by the coding sequence ATGGCAAATAGTAGCTTGGTTAAACGCTTATTACATGCCGAAGGCTTGGGTTTATTGCTGATTGCAGTGCTGGGTTATGCTTGGCAAGGATTTAGTTGGTGGCAATTTGCCTTGGCCTTATTTGCGCCGGATCTGGTGATGCTTGGCTATTTGTGGGGGCCAAAAGTCGGCAGCATTTGCTATAATTTTGGCCATATTACGCTTTGGCCGCTGAGCTTTTTGGCGCTGGGAGTGTTGAACAATTGGCAGTTAGGCCTGCAAGTTGGCCTGATTTGGTTAGCGCATATTGGGCTTGATCGTATGCTTGGCTATGGGCTAAAATACCCAACTCAATTCAAAGATACCCATTTGGGGCGAGTCTAG
- a CDS encoding STAS domain-containing protein yields MLSRWRLWLDQLPQTNLIERRQSRAFQAIVLGLFGIALVGVLSSAVIFVVFPATPDTFKQLLMAMGAYSTMGIGAAIALQQLRRNHLQRAAMIVSASIQLMLLIGYAVVGILRENSTYGFVFFTIPLIMSALLNNRKVLMLNAITSIVIVASIGALESAGILQPIDMIENFWVIFVTMTIAIVSQALLVERFGSSLHMEIYNLLQREDESQQLKHLLEQKVTERNQRLQQALNDLAQREKVLQQALSELQTSQTIVAQLNIPVIPVLPRVLIAPLIGEMTAEHAQALRHDIFAAIERSSAHTIILDITGVSLIDRVVAETIIQIAKAAQLLGTKTILVGLRPEVATALVSLDMQANLVKNYLTLEKAIQSLLQTHIRRAA; encoded by the coding sequence ATGCTGAGTCGCTGGCGTTTATGGCTTGATCAATTACCGCAAACCAATCTGATTGAACGTCGCCAATCCCGTGCGTTCCAAGCGATTGTGCTGGGTTTATTTGGAATCGCGCTTGTGGGAGTGCTCAGTTCAGCGGTTATTTTTGTGGTTTTTCCGGCAACCCCCGATACCTTCAAACAACTATTGATGGCGATGGGAGCTTATTCAACTATGGGCATCGGCGCGGCGATTGCGCTCCAGCAGCTACGCCGCAATCATTTGCAACGAGCAGCAATGATTGTGAGTGCCAGCATTCAATTGATGTTATTAATCGGCTATGCGGTCGTTGGGATTTTACGTGAAAATAGCACCTATGGTTTTGTCTTTTTTACGATTCCTTTAATTATGAGTGCGTTACTAAATAACCGTAAAGTTTTAATGTTGAATGCAATTACCTCAATTGTAATTGTGGCTTCAATTGGTGCACTCGAATCGGCTGGTATTTTACAACCAATCGATATGATCGAAAATTTTTGGGTTATTTTTGTGACGATGACGATTGCAATTGTAAGTCAAGCCTTATTGGTTGAGCGGTTTGGTAGTAGCTTGCACATGGAGATTTACAATTTATTGCAACGTGAAGATGAATCACAACAATTAAAGCATTTATTAGAGCAAAAAGTTACCGAGCGCAACCAACGCTTACAACAAGCGCTGAATGATTTAGCCCAACGTGAAAAAGTTCTGCAACAAGCCCTCAGCGAATTACAAACGAGTCAAACGATTGTGGCTCAATTAAATATTCCAGTTATTCCAGTTTTGCCACGTGTGTTGATCGCGCCCTTGATTGGCGAAATGACTGCTGAGCATGCTCAAGCGTTACGCCACGATATTTTTGCAGCAATTGAACGGTCAAGTGCCCATACGATCATTTTGGATATTACGGGTGTTTCGTTGATCGATCGAGTTGTAGCTGAAACGATTATTCAAATTGCCAAGGCCGCTCAACTGCTTGGCACCAAAACCATTTTGGTTGGCTTGCGCCCTGAAGTTGCCACAGCCTTAGTTTCGCTTGATATGCAGGCAAATTTGGTAAAAAATTATCTGACGCTCGAAAAAGCCATCCAATCACTGCTCCAAACCCATATACGGCGAGCAGCTTAA
- a CDS encoding RecX family transcriptional regulator translates to MPTGTITMLEIQQRDRERVNLYIDSVFALGISLRTLEQQGLYKGKVLSEADWQAIAKAEEIDKAYNAALVFLAARPRSSQEIRTRLRQREFPDEHIDFALEKLAQLGLVNDEAFARFWVENRQQHRPKGARAIQAELSQKGVKRELISEVLHELTDQDEEQARAFSVARTALRRYANEPTKMAFSRKMAGLLQRRGFGFDTIKPVLDQLWQELQSNSEADETEGDDID, encoded by the coding sequence ATGCCAACTGGAACCATCACCATGCTCGAAATTCAACAGCGCGACCGCGAACGGGTCAATTTGTACATTGATTCGGTGTTTGCCTTGGGTATCAGCTTGCGCACGCTGGAACAGCAAGGTTTATACAAAGGCAAGGTATTGAGTGAGGCCGATTGGCAAGCTATCGCCAAGGCTGAAGAGATCGATAAAGCCTATAATGCGGCTTTGGTTTTTCTGGCAGCGCGGCCACGCTCTAGCCAAGAAATTCGCACCCGCCTACGCCAACGTGAATTTCCCGATGAACATATCGATTTTGCGCTTGAAAAACTGGCTCAGCTTGGTTTGGTTAATGATGAAGCCTTTGCGCGGTTTTGGGTCGAGAATCGCCAGCAACATCGGCCTAAGGGAGCCAGAGCGATTCAAGCAGAGCTGAGCCAAAAAGGGGTCAAACGCGAATTAATTAGCGAAGTGTTGCATGAATTAACCGACCAAGATGAGGAACAAGCACGAGCTTTCAGTGTGGCGCGTACTGCTTTGCGGCGCTACGCCAACGAGCCAACCAAAATGGCGTTTAGCCGTAAAATGGCGGGCTTACTGCAACGACGCGGCTTTGGCTTCGACACAATCAAACCTGTGCTTGATCAACTTTGGCAAGAGTTGCAATCAAATAGCGAAGCTGATGAAACCGAAGGGGACGACATTGATTAA
- a CDS encoding CHAT domain-containing protein has translation MTTAWLTQWLAKQRLNPQYQQGATLHQALQLVLYDWIPAVFEGLEQQAKANCWPDQGFSQRITASAKQLALWHGNPQRYCDLHQQQTNLPLQLPSSWQADQPTLSAKQIDALRSFCSSVSSDPRSASWTICIADEAELYACELHAYALFGDIAALWQPIIQGLAKLNELEAVISLILLQRDLADYVGIMASFKRAQQAHPKAAEQLVPWLDDQLKPALIDDLRAMLEAVLLAYQLHNTDDQALLQALQQAIMALTPAEVGPDDGKGEEAPAPAPQRGVPLPAVNLPMPNILRFATPKNSLLQQLKTHWQALLAGVLVDEQLGARHRMVLQWWLAWTEHQLFNVVQAQALLAEIPSTTAPLGLLTEALRGELAFLAGQPELAQHCFATTLAASQQLISEPTFANQTSQNQAFGGLLAQWQGNSLVMLGDYAAAEQCYVKLTNLLAADDREGQCLAAINRGNIAFVRNNLLDHRGYVSYDKTEQVLLRGDKPPEHFLGLKYTKHRQALVQAQQAYAEALTLAEQEPNLAQYRSLIIANQANIAWLQANLLLEASWFSSELAASLQDLGEPAQLYQQALALLQQALALLNQTTADRVLQAVLFANISEVQLLLKQPAEALNSAQNCLKALNLSDLKPQAALKQAQMRGVLIPDAGWRVWLTMARAYEALNDLAKAQPAYANACELVQVLRNNVQQSDWQMAALQDKFQVFECAMHFHFKHSSDHTSVLQLSESLRAHGFEQLLEASQIDRERELSPELKQQRRALAAALAARSMAIRLAMQQPAGDDLVKLLNDQRAAFAEWQALQSNIAQALESQNQELQPQLVTWPSLQAALSERPNTVILSFTIGSEWSYLLYTDGQQLQAFELACRAKIEYAVARLIWYAQRGAARWQEFVRANRHVVECLLGPLWAAGLKEQLRGKQLIIIPDGILYYLPFDLLFFDDPVDANQQPLDPATYRQKAPDQATPEQICRDLVPFYWLNHATISTAQSISLWLQLQRQAATQAANLALGVYNINYQTNVPSVYPGHIYAQELMISYNDLSQTSVLSKVLGDLDAHGTTLQLTAWQPDHTPYQAEFQSNEANFKRILAEQAMRYIIFAGHGVFNDKYPQFSGLVFNLAAPDGSSDQSGQDGFLGIHDLFELRMPHTELIFLAACQGGLGLISRGEGINGLTRALMFRGSPTIIASLWSVDVLATMDLVEAYFELLSQQPTADKAEILTKAKQKMLAQPDKPHLVHPFYWAAFIPIGKR, from the coding sequence ATGACCACAGCTTGGTTGACTCAATGGCTGGCCAAACAACGCTTAAATCCCCAATATCAACAAGGGGCAACATTGCACCAAGCCTTGCAATTGGTGCTCTACGATTGGATTCCCGCAGTATTCGAGGGTTTGGAGCAACAAGCCAAAGCCAATTGTTGGCCCGATCAAGGTTTTAGCCAACGAATAACTGCCAGCGCCAAGCAACTGGCACTGTGGCATGGCAATCCCCAACGCTATTGCGACTTGCATCAACAGCAAACCAACTTACCTTTACAACTCCCCAGCAGCTGGCAGGCCGACCAACCAACCCTGAGCGCCAAACAAATCGATGCTTTGCGCTCGTTTTGTAGCAGCGTGAGCAGTGATCCGCGCTCAGCCAGCTGGACGATTTGCATTGCCGATGAGGCTGAATTGTATGCTTGCGAGTTGCATGCCTATGCGCTGTTTGGCGATATTGCCGCGCTGTGGCAGCCAATTATCCAAGGTTTGGCCAAACTAAATGAACTTGAAGCAGTGATTAGTTTGATTTTGCTTCAGCGCGATTTAGCCGATTATGTTGGGATTATGGCGAGTTTCAAGCGTGCTCAACAGGCACATCCCAAGGCTGCCGAACAGCTTGTGCCTTGGCTCGACGATCAGCTAAAACCTGCTTTGATCGATGATTTGCGGGCGATGCTTGAGGCAGTTTTGCTAGCCTATCAACTACATAATACAGATGATCAAGCGTTGCTCCAAGCCTTGCAGCAAGCAATTATGGCGCTAACTCCAGCCGAAGTTGGGCCCGACGATGGTAAAGGTGAAGAAGCGCCTGCGCCAGCTCCGCAACGTGGCGTGCCGTTGCCAGCAGTTAATTTGCCAATGCCGAATATTTTGCGCTTTGCTACGCCCAAAAATTCACTTTTGCAGCAACTAAAAACTCATTGGCAGGCTTTGTTGGCGGGGGTTTTGGTCGATGAGCAGCTTGGGGCACGCCATCGGATGGTACTGCAATGGTGGCTGGCCTGGACTGAACATCAATTATTTAATGTAGTGCAAGCCCAAGCCTTGCTCGCCGAAATTCCTAGCACAACTGCGCCATTGGGTTTATTGACCGAGGCCTTGCGAGGCGAATTGGCTTTTTTAGCAGGCCAACCTGAATTAGCCCAACACTGTTTTGCCACAACCCTTGCAGCCAGTCAGCAATTAATCAGCGAGCCAACTTTTGCCAACCAAACCAGCCAAAATCAGGCTTTTGGTGGCTTATTGGCCCAATGGCAGGGCAATAGTTTGGTGATGTTGGGCGATTACGCGGCGGCTGAGCAGTGCTATGTCAAACTTACCAATTTGCTGGCCGCTGATGATCGTGAAGGCCAATGTTTGGCAGCGATCAATCGGGGCAATATCGCCTTTGTCCGCAATAATTTGCTTGATCATCGCGGCTATGTGAGCTACGACAAAACCGAGCAAGTGTTATTGCGCGGCGATAAACCACCCGAACACTTTCTAGGGCTGAAATATACCAAGCATCGCCAAGCGCTTGTTCAAGCCCAACAAGCTTATGCCGAAGCATTAACCTTGGCTGAGCAAGAGCCAAATTTGGCTCAATATCGCAGCTTGATCATCGCCAATCAAGCCAATATTGCTTGGCTCCAGGCTAATTTGCTGCTTGAGGCTAGTTGGTTTTCCAGCGAGTTAGCGGCAAGTTTGCAGGATTTAGGTGAGCCAGCTCAGCTTTATCAACAAGCCTTGGCATTGTTGCAACAAGCCTTGGCACTGCTCAACCAAACCACGGCAGATCGGGTGCTGCAAGCGGTGTTGTTTGCCAATATCAGCGAAGTTCAATTATTGCTGAAGCAGCCAGCCGAAGCCTTGAATTCTGCCCAAAACTGCTTGAAAGCGCTGAATCTGAGCGATCTCAAGCCCCAAGCGGCCCTGAAACAAGCCCAAATGCGTGGCGTGTTGATTCCCGATGCTGGCTGGCGGGTTTGGTTGACCATGGCACGAGCCTACGAAGCACTCAACGATCTAGCCAAAGCCCAACCAGCCTATGCCAATGCCTGCGAATTAGTCCAAGTGTTGCGCAATAATGTGCAGCAAAGCGATTGGCAAATGGCCGCGCTGCAAGATAAATTTCAGGTGTTCGAATGCGCGATGCATTTTCATTTCAAGCATTCCAGCGACCACACGAGCGTATTGCAATTGAGTGAAAGTTTGCGTGCCCATGGCTTTGAACAATTGCTTGAGGCCAGCCAAATTGATCGTGAGCGCGAACTCAGCCCTGAGTTAAAGCAGCAACGGCGAGCCTTGGCCGCCGCGTTGGCCGCGCGAAGCATGGCAATTCGTTTAGCCATGCAGCAGCCTGCTGGCGATGATTTAGTTAAATTATTGAATGATCAACGAGCAGCCTTCGCCGAGTGGCAAGCGCTTCAGAGCAATATCGCTCAAGCCTTGGAAAGCCAAAATCAAGAACTTCAGCCGCAACTGGTAACGTGGCCAAGCTTGCAAGCAGCCTTGAGCGAACGTCCCAACACGGTGATTTTGAGCTTTACGATTGGCAGCGAATGGAGCTATTTGCTGTATACCGATGGTCAGCAGTTGCAAGCATTTGAGCTAGCCTGCCGCGCCAAAATTGAATATGCCGTGGCCCGCTTAATTTGGTATGCCCAGCGTGGGGCAGCGCGTTGGCAAGAATTTGTGCGAGCTAATCGCCATGTTGTTGAGTGTTTGTTAGGGCCGCTTTGGGCGGCAGGGCTAAAAGAGCAGTTGCGTGGCAAACAATTAATCATCATTCCAGATGGGATTTTGTATTATTTGCCGTTTGATTTGCTGTTTTTCGATGACCCAGTTGATGCCAACCAGCAGCCGCTTGATCCAGCGACCTATCGCCAAAAAGCGCCTGATCAAGCTACGCCTGAGCAAATTTGCCGTGATCTCGTGCCATTTTATTGGCTGAATCACGCCACGATCTCTACTGCTCAATCGATTAGCCTTTGGCTGCAACTTCAGCGACAAGCAGCAACTCAAGCGGCAAATCTAGCGCTGGGCGTTTACAACATCAATTATCAAACCAATGTGCCAAGCGTCTACCCAGGCCATATCTATGCCCAAGAATTGATGATTAGCTACAACGATTTGAGCCAAACCAGTGTGCTCAGTAAGGTATTGGGCGATTTAGATGCGCATGGAACTACCCTTCAATTAACTGCTTGGCAGCCAGATCACACGCCCTATCAAGCTGAATTTCAATCCAACGAAGCCAATTTCAAGCGCATTTTGGCTGAGCAGGCCATGCGCTACATTATTTTTGCGGGCCATGGCGTGTTCAACGATAAATATCCGCAATTTTCGGGCTTGGTGTTTAATTTGGCCGCGCCTGATGGCAGCAGCGATCAGAGCGGGCAAGATGGATTTTTGGGCATTCATGACCTTTTTGAATTACGCATGCCTCATACCGAATTGATTTTTTTGGCAGCATGCCAAGGTGGTTTGGGCCTAATCTCGCGTGGCGAGGGCATCAATGGCTTGACCCGCGCCTTGATGTTTCGCGGTAGTCCGACAATTATTGCTAGCTTATGGTCGGTTGATGTGTTGGCAACCATGGATTTAGTTGAGGCTTATTTCGAGTTGCTGAGCCAACAACCAACCGCTGATAAAGCCGAAATCTTGACCAAAGCTAAGCAAAAAATGCTGGCCCAGCCCGATAAACCACATTTAGTCCATCCATTTTATTGGGCCGCTTTTATTCCAATTGGAAAGCGTTAG